A single window of Periplaneta americana isolate PAMFEO1 chromosome 14, P.americana_PAMFEO1_priV1, whole genome shotgun sequence DNA harbors:
- the LOC138712958 gene encoding larval/pupal cuticle protein H1C-like: MYKLVVLALAISAASAGYLGAPAVATYNAAPAVVRAAPVVAAPVAPVVAAAPVAYAGPVVHTAPLPYAAAAVVKAPAVVATPVAHALVH, encoded by the exons ATGTACAAGTTG GTCGTCCTTGCCCTCGCTATCTCTGCCGCCTCAGCTGGATATCTCGGCGCCCCTGCCGTCGCCACTTACAACGCCGCCCCCGCAGTGGTACGCGCCGCTCCAGTAGTCGCCGCCCCTGTTGCGCCGGTAGTGGCGGCTGCTCCTGTGGCTTATGCCGGCCCCGTCGTCCACACCGCCCCACTTCCCTACGCAGCCGCAGCTGTGGTGAAGGCCCCTGCTGTGGTCGCCACCCCCGTAGCCCACGCGTTGGTCCACTAA